The following DNA comes from Theropithecus gelada isolate Dixy chromosome 7a, Tgel_1.0, whole genome shotgun sequence.
CACTCACCTATGCCAGTGAATGCCAGGGGGCCCTCCCATGTGGAAGAGCTCACTGAAAGACACAAGGGGAGAACGGGGCTCAGAAAGGAGCTTCCACTGTGCCTCAACCTGGGGAACTGGAGGGCCGACACCAAGCCCGCACAGGGAGCCCAGGCTGCCTCATGGAGGAGCGCAGAGACAGGGTCGGGCACCCCCAAGATGCCCTTCACGTCCTCCAGGTCTCCAGCCAAAAATATAGGGGCTCTCCTGGGGACCTCGGGATCCCAGCATCCTCTTCCAAAACCCTCACCTAGACTGGGCCTCAGCGTAATCCTATTGAGCATGATTTTTAAGTCATCACCTCTCTTCAGACAATATAAGGTTCTCATCATCGACCCAACCCAGGGCAACCCCCTCCCTGCACATGCATCCAGCAGAATCCAGATGTGCTCACCACAGCTCAATGCAGGAGACCAAGGCGCCAGGAAGGGCCTGATCTTCAGTGCACCAGAGGCTGGGCACCTGGCTGACGGACGCTGACCTGGGGCCATTGGGTCCAGTGCAAAGTCTTCCTCTGGGCTCAACATCTGGGGAAACAGTAGGACAGGTGTGCAAACACAACCTCACCCCTCCATGGGGGCAGAAGGTGGGGTGTGTCGGCTGAGGGGATGCTCACCCTCCATGGACCCATGTGATGGGATGCACGTGGAACACTGGCCCATCATGGACTCAGGGCACCCAATGCTCTCTCAGCCACCGAACCCTGGAAAGACAGGATAGGCAGGTCACTGGGCTTGGACAAGAAGCCCCGGCGTGTCCTACTGCAGGTCCCATGAGCACCTCCACTGCCCATGCTGGCTCCCCTACAGGACCCCAGGGTCATGCCAGATGTACTGGGCACAGGCCAGGGCTACCATTCAGCTCACAGCCAACCAAGGAGGCTGGCCCGGGTGCCAGATGCTGCTGCAGACCTGCAAGTCACATAGCCTATCCCTGTGCACTGTGGGCACCCACCCAGGTGCCCTATCCTAGCAGCATGAACTGGAAATTGCAACCTGGGGTCCCAGGGCCACATCCTTTCTCTGGTGGGTCCCCATCCATGCCCCACACACCTCCTAAACACAGAGCAGGGCCACACTCGGCTAATCGGGGACACATGGTGACTTCTCCTTTCCTTGGGCCCAAGACCTGCTACCCTGGAGGTGACCCCATTGCTCAGAAGCAGCATGGGCAGCATATTCTAGGGACAAGACCCTTGACAGCAGGCCTTCCACCTCAGAAGGCCACCCTTCCTGACTCTTGCCAATGGGGAAGTGGTGACTTCCAGCCACAGGAAAGGGGAGATCCCCAGCACAAGGGATCCTTTAGACACAGAGCTCACCCTTTGGCCTAAAACTAACGAGTCTATGACTGGACAATAGCACCACCAGGCACCGGCCAGAGCTCAGCCTTGACCCAAACCTGGGGAAACAGCACCGCCCCCTTCAGGCTCAAAGAGGCGCCCTGGGATGGCACATTGCACAACAGGGTTGGTCCCATTCAGGGCAATAATTTGTGTGCAATTCTTGAATCTCTGCAGCTTGAATCCATGGGCCCTATGCCCACCTTTCTCCAGGGATGGAGAGATCCTGTGTGACCCCATGGCATCCTGAAGCCCCTGTGGCCCCCCTCATGTGGCCTGGTCAGTCGTCAAGGCCAGACCAATGCACTGAGACTCAGCTGGGAGCTCCCCTACGTGAAACTGAAGGAACCCTTTCCTGCCTGGATCACAGTCATCCCCACAGGGCTGCAGGGAAGGCATCCTCCTTGGGTCTGATTCCCAGAAAAGCAGCCCTCTTGGAGGACCAACCCACCCCTCCATGGTGCGGATTCAGGTCGGCTGCCCGTGGAAACCCTCCTGTCTCAAAGGCGGACCCTCAGTGACCCCTCGCTGCTGATGACCCATGACCCCAGCAGGACCACTCACCTATGCCAGTCAATGCCTGGGGGCCCCACCTAGCCAGACGAGCTCACTGAAAGACACAAGGGAGAATGGGGGCTCAGGGAACCGGAGCCCAAGCCCACACAGCGAACCTGGGCTGCCTCAAGGAGGAGCGCAGAGACAGGGTTGGGCCCCCCAGAGATGCCGTTCAGAGCCTCAAGGTCTCCTGCCTAAAATATAGTGGCCATGCCAGGGAGCTCGGGATCCCAGCATCTTCTTCCAAAATTCTCACCTAGGCTGGGCCTCAGCGTAATCCTATTGAGCATGATTTTTAAGTCATCACCTCTCTTCAGGACAATATAAGGTTCTCATCATTGACCCAACCCAGTACAACCCCCTccctgcacatgtatccagaGGGACCCAGATGTGCTCACCACAGCTCagtgcaggagaccagggtgccAGGAAGGGCCTGAGCTTCAGCTCACCAGGGGCTGAGCACCTGGCTGAGAGACACTGGCCCGGGGCCAGCAGACCCAATGCACGTCTTCCTCTGGGGTCACCATCTGGAGGGGTGGGGGACAGGTGTAGAGACACAGCCTCATGCCTCCATGCACAAAAGTGGGCATGGGGTGCTGGCTAACACACGCTCTCCCTCCATGGACTCAAGAGATGGGATCCCTATAAACAGTGACGGTCAAGAACGCGGGGAACCCTTGGCCCTCCTTGTCACAGAAACCTGAAAGGACAGGGCAGGCAGGTCACAGGATTTGAGCAAGATGTCCAGGATGCACCCTACTGCAGGCTCCTGGAGCCCTTCCACTGCCCGCACCAGCTCCCCTGCATGACTCTGTGCCACAACGGGACCACTGGGAGGGCCGGGACCACCAACCAGCTCACAGCAAACCAAGTAGGCTGACCTGAATGCCACGTGCCACGGCAGACACCCTCTACAAGCTCACACCAGAAATCGTATCCTGGAGCCCCAGGGCCACGTGCCTTCTCTGATGGATCCCCATTCATGCACCACATACCTCCAAACGCAGAGCCGGGCCATGCTCAATCAATCAGGGACACATGATGTCCTTGCCTTTCCTTCGGCTCAAGACCCCGCCACCCTGGAGGTGACCCCATGACTTAgaagcagcctgggcagcaaattGCCGGCACAGGACCCTTGACAGTGTGCTTTCCACCACAGGATGCCATCCTTCTGGCCACTCCACTTCAGGGAGGGGTGACCTATAGCTGGACGCAGGCTGCACCCTTGGCCCAAAGCCCACGATTCCCAGGGCCAGCCCGCAGCACCACCAGGTGAAGACCAGAGCTCAGTCTTGACCCAAACCCACTGGGGCCACACCGCCCCCACCAGGCTCAAGGAGGCACCACTGGGATGGCCCATTGCTCCACAGGTCAGTCCCATCAGGGCCATGGGTTAGGCGCGATCCTTGAATCTTCACGGACTGACTCCATAAGCTCAATCACCCACACCCTGCCCCTTTGCAAGCCTTGGGGACTGAGAGCTCCCGCATAACACCCGTTGCCCCCAGTGACCCTGTGGACCCCCTCATGTGGCCTGGAAAGCCCTCCAGGCCTGACTTGTGCACTGAGTCTCAGCTAGAACACGCACTGCGTTGAGTTGAAGGAACCCTCTCCTGTTTGGACCTCCGTCATCTCTGCACGGCTTCAGGGAAGGCATCCTTCTTGGGACCAATTTCTAAGGAAGCTGTCCTCCTGGAGAAACCGTCCATCCCCGGTGGGTTTCAGATGGGCTCCCTGAGGAATCCCTCGTGGCCTGAAGGGTGACCCTCAGTGACCCAAAGCGACCTGGCTCATGGTCCATGACCCCAGCAGGATCCACTTACCTATCCCACTTAAGGCCAGGGGTCCCCCTCGGCAGAAGAGCTCACTGAAAGATACAGACACAGGGGAGAACAGAGGCTCAGGAAGGAGGAGCCTCCAGTGTGCCTCAACCCCGGGGAACTAGAGGGCCAACACCAAGGCTGCACAGGGAGCCTGGGCTGCCTCACGGAGCGGAGAGATAGGGTTGGACACCCCAAGATGAACTTCAGGGACTCCAGGTCTCTAGCCCAAAAATACAGTGGCCCTGCCAGGGACCTTGGCATCTCAGCATCCTCTTCCAAAATTCTCACCTAGGCCGGGCCTCAGCGTAATCCTATTGAGCATGATTTTTAAGTCATCACCTCTCTTCAGGACAATATAAGGTTCTCATCATCGACCCAACCCAGGGCACCCCCCTCCCCGCACATGCATCCAGCTGGACCCAGATATGCTCACCACAGCTCAGggcaggagaccagggcaggaGACCAGGGTACCAGGAAGGGCTTGAGCTTAAGTGCACCAAGGGCTGGACACCTGGCTGATGGACACTGGCCGGCCAGTGGTCCCAAAGCAAGTCTTTCTTTGCAGTCACCATCTGAGGGGACAGGAGGAGGACATGTGTCCAACCAGGGGTTCGGGCCTTCACAcggggaagggggtgggggatgCTAGCTCACACATGCTTTCTCTCTGTGGACCCATGTGACAGGATCCATGGAAAACACTGATGTGTCACGGATGGGGGGGACCCTTTGCCCTCCCAGCCTCCACAcggggaagggggtggggggtgctagctcacacatgctctctctctgtgGACCCATGTGATAGGATCTATGGAAAACACTGATGTGTCATGGATGGGGGGGACCCTTTGCCCTCCCAGCCACTGAACCATGGAAAGACAGGGCAGGTGggttcctgggttcaggcaagaCACCTGGGCTGTGCCCTACTGCAGGCCCCTCGAGCACCTCCATTGCCCACACCAGCTCCCCTGCATAACCCCACGTAGCACCTGGACCCCTGGGCAGGGGCCATGGACACCAACCAGCTCACGGCGAACCAAGGACGCTGGCCCGGACACCACGGGCTGCTGCCTACCTGGCAGTTGCACAGCCTGCCCTGTGCATGGTGGGCACCCACCCTCCTTTCCTAAAGGTCCACTGGAAATCGCAGCCTGGGGCTCCAGGGCCACAAGCTTTCTCTGGTGGGTCCCAATCCATGCCCCACACAATACCTCCCACACACAGAGCAGGCCCACACTCAGCCAACCGGGAGACATATGGTGTCTTCTCCTTTCTTTGGGCCTAAGACCCTGACCTCTGGAGTTGTCCTGATGGCTGAGAAGCAGCCTGGACTGCAAATTTCCAGGAAAGGTCCTTCCACTGTGGACCTTCCCACCTCAGGAGGCCACCATTACCGCCACTCGCCCACAAGGAAGGGGTGACCCCCAGTGGGATACGGGCTACAGCCTTGGCCCAAAGCCCACGAGTCCCAGAGACAGACTGGACCACCGTCAGGCACTGGCCACAGCTAGTCTTGACCCACCCTCAGAGAAACAGCGCCGCCCCTCACATGGCTCAAAGACATGCCACTGGGAGGGTCCACTGTTTATAGGGTCGGTCCCATTGAGGGTCATGGGTTTGCTGCAGTCCATGAATCTCCATGGCTCAACTCCACGGACTGAATCGCCCACCCCTCTCCAGGGTTGGAGAGTCCCCATGAGATGCCCGTGGTGCCCCAGAGCCCTTGTTGCCCCCCTCATGTGTCCTGGCCATCTTAGAGGCCTGACCCAAGCACCAAGTCTGAGCTGGGCACTACCCTGCGTGGGGCTGAGAAAACCCTTTCCTGCCTGAACCACTGCCACCCCTGCAGGGCTTCAGAGAAGGCCTCTGCCTTGTGTCCAATTCCCAAGGAAGCCTCCCTGCTGGAGGACACATCCCCAGTCGATTCAGGTCGACTCCTGAGGAAACCCAGGTAGCCTGAGGGCTGACCCTCGGGGACTGCACACCACTTGGCTCATGGCCCATGACACCAGCAGTGTCCACTCACCTATGCTGGTCAATCCTAGGAGGTCTGCTGGGCGGAAGAGCTCACTGAAAGACACCGAGGATAATGGGGCTCAGGAAGGAGCCACCAACATGTCCCACCCCCAGGGAAGCTGAGCACAGACACCAAGCCCACACAGGAAGCCTGGTGTGCCTAATGGAGGAGCACAGACAGGGCTGGGCTCCTGCATGAGATGCCCTTTAGGGCCTCGAAGTCTCTAGCCTAAAATACGGTGGCCCTGCCAGGGACCTCAGGATTCTAGTGTCCTCTTCCAAATTTCTCACCTAGGCTGGGCCTCAGCGTAATCCTATTGAGCATGATTTTTAAGTCATCACCTCTCTTCAGAACAATATAAAGTTCTCATCATCGACCCAACCCAGGGCACCCCCTCCCTGCTTAGGCATCCAGTGGCACCCCAATGGGCTCACCCAAGCTCAATGCAGAGACCAAGGCGACAGGAAGGGCCAGAGCTTCAGTGCAACAGGGGCTAGGCACCTGGCTGATGGACCCTGGCCCGGGGACAGTGGGCCCAACACGAGTCCTCATCCAGGGTCACCATCTCGAGGAACAGGAAGAGGACAGGTGTCCAAACATAACCTCACCCCTCCATGTGGGCAGAAGGTGGGGTGTGCCAGCTCAGGGATGCTCGCCTTCCATGGACCATGTGATGAGATCCATGTGGAATACTGGCCCGTCACAGACGCAGGGCACCCACCGCTCTCTCCACCACTGAACCCTGAAACGACAGGACAGGTAGGTCACTGGGCTCAGGCTACAAGCCAGGGCTGCATCCTACTGCAGGCCACACAAGCGCCTCCACTACACATGCCAGCTCCCCTGCATGACACCAGGGTCACCCCAGGACTACCGGGCGCAGGCCAGGGCCACCAACCAGTTCATGGTCAACCAAGGAGGCTGGCCCGGATGCCTGATGCTGCTGCAGAGCTGGCAGTCACGTAGCCAGTCCCTGTGCATGGTGGGCACCCACCTACGTGCCGTATCCAAGCATGTACTGGAAATCACAACCTGGGGTCCCAGGGCCATGTGCTTTCTCTGGTGAGTCTCCATCCATGCCCTCACACCTCACAAACACACAGCCTGGCTGCACTCGACTAATCGGAGGGCACAGTGTCTTCTCCTTTCCTCGGGCTCAGGACCCCACCACACTGGAGGTGTCTTCAGGGTTCAGAAGTAGCATGGGCAGCAAATTGCCAGGACCAGACCCTCAATAGCGGGCCTTCCCACTTCAGGAGGCCACCCTCCCCGACACTAGCCCACTGGGAAGGGATAACTTCCAGCCACAGGGAAGGGGTGACTTTCAGTGAGACGCGGGCTGCCCCCTTGGCCCAAAGCCCATGAGTCCAAGGGCTGGACTGCAGCACCACCAGGTGCCAGCCAGAGCTTAGCCTCGATCTAACCCCAGTGAAACAGCACCGCCCCCCTTCAGGCTCGAAGAGGCCCATGGGTTGGCCCATTGCTCAACAGGATGGGTTCCATTAAGGGCCATGTGTCAGGTGCAATACTTGAATCTCCACAGCTCAACTCCATGAGCCTGATCACCCACCTTTACCTTTCTCCAGGGACAGAGAGCTCCTGTGTGACCCCCAAGGCACCCCAGAGCCCCTGTGGCCCCCACATATAGTCAGGACAGTCTAGATGCAAGCCCCGAGACTCAGCTGGGAGCTGCCCTGGGTGGAACTGAAGGAACCCTTTCCTGCCTGGACCACCGTCACCCCTGCAGGGTTTCAGGGAAGGCATCCTCCTTGGTTCCTGTTCCCCAGGAAGCCACCCACCTGGAGAACTCAACTCTTCCCAGTGGGGATTCAGGTTGGCTCCCCGAGGAAACCCTTCTTTCCTGAAGGCTGACCCTTG
Coding sequences within:
- the LOC112627953 gene encoding uncharacterized protein LOC112627953, producing MMGQCSTCIPSHGSMEDVEPRGRLCTGPNGPRSASVSQVPSLWCTEDQALPGALVSCIELCELFHMGGPPGIHWHRVQWWRERWVPCVCDGPVFHMDLITWSMEGEHP